TAGCCTGGCACTAAGGTCATGATCCTGCCCACCGTCACCGATGAGGAGGCCCATAAACTCTTCCCCAAGGGATTCGACAAGGTTTCCATGCCGTCTGGAGTAAACTACGTCCGTACCACAGAGAATTAttagaatttaaataagttatcAACTTCGTTTTCTACGTTTTATACCATATTATAAAGTACCAGACTTTAGTGTACAATAAAGATTATAGTTACAGAAattgctttatattttatatttgaaaacaatttcaatatttacagtgcatttgctttgtttagtGATTATGTACACTATGTACAAAGCTTTATTAAACTGTTATATACATACGTGTATATGGCAAATTTTAAAGtggttatacccgttactcgtgcAGTATAACggtatactagactcgttGAAAACAGGCACCCACAGTATGTAACAGTATGTAACAGCCcaccgtgggcgtggccaccgCTCAAAACgacaccccgcaccccgcaccctgCACCACGAACCCCAGCTTTTTaccatgcccactctaacgcccacaaaccgccaaaaactgtcagttttgaagagcctccttcgcacatccactagctgagtaacgggtatcagatagacgcggaactcgactatagcgttctcttttttttttattctcccctccgttttattattttgaactaaggaaattttaaaatacagaATTTGAATTTGCCTACACATATCGTTGATAATTTTTGAAAGAGCAATCAGAAAAAAGCCAACCTACAAAACAACGAACATAAATATTGGATTTCGCCTGAAAGTATGCGCCACCAAATAATTTTGGAAACAACTGTGATGCAATGATAATATGTCTTACATATGTACTCGTATATCAACCAACACTTTAATTGAGACCTATATTCGCATTTCCAAAAGCTACCCTATTTCCGCATCGCTGACTGTAGAAAGAGCTTTTGCGCCTGAAAGCTGCCGCTTGAAGTCAGCTATCGAACAGCTGATTTTGATAAGCAGCGCCTTCGCCCACGCCGCATGTTTTCCTTCTTtgctttcgctttcgctttgCGTTGCTTTCGGTTTGGCGCTCCGGCTCAGTTCAAATTTAGCGATGCGCGCGTGCGGTTGCCGAGCAGTCCAAACATAACGGTGAACGGTAAACGGTCCTCGAAACTGTTTTTGCCATATATTTGTCTTATCGAATCGCCGACTTTGGGCCTAGGGACCGCGGCTCCCCGAATTCTCGCATTTTCGCATTCTGACAAAGTGCACACCTTTTGGGAGGCGGCGAAAACTTTTGGCCGCGAAAACTTTTCCACTTGTTTGCCCATGCGGTGCGCTGGTGTGTGTTTGCCAACTAATCCAAACATGTGAGGCTGCAAACAAATCATCTTCAACACTATGTTATATTCCCATTCCAAAGGAGCGTGCCCCAAGTGATCTGATCGGCCCCagaaaaagttttcccttgACCAGTTCTAATGGTAAATGCAACGATAAAGTTGTTTTCCGAAATTCGGCGAAAAGTTGCCAGCCAACTGTCCTCATAAAATATGCCAAGACATTTACATCGCCCGGCACAACTGCTTTAAGCCCGCTGGCACCCGTTGGCCATCAAAGTGTTAAAGTGCTATAAAAAAAGGTACGAAAACATACTCCCTCGGCGGCCATTGAATAATGCATTCAATTACGAATGTcgccaaaatacaaaatacaaaaacaagcaaCAATTTATGCGCATGTGAAGTGTGGGTACAAATGTTATTATTCATACACgctattgtttattttgcctAATGCTCGCTCTCGGACATACTGTTCATATTTAAAGGGTCCTCTTAAAATGTATGTGGAAAGTAATTAAAGGATTGTTTAGCAAGTAATGCTTATTGTTAGGCAGGCAATTAAACATTGCAGTGGCCCATTTAAATAAGTCTACCTATTCCGTACTATATGACTAAAAAGTAGCTTGCTGTATGTACCACAATAATGTATGGTACACAATAATACATTAAAATAGATATGttgaaatggtttttaaagatattaaaaTATGGGAGTTATTATAAGTAGAAGGTGACACCATTAtaacaaatggccaaaaataaaataacattaCCTATATTTATACCTATACAAAGACCCAATtaggaatattttttttggaaaataccTTCACAAGAAATTGGGttgaataaacatttaaatacaattaactGCTTATTCGGGATTATTTAAAGGTTCAAAAGGTGGCACAAACAAGAGTAAAatcgcattttaattgaaagtcaGCGGTACCCAAAACCGTTAGACAGATCAGACCGCCATAAGCcttaaatattaatgaaacGATTAAGCaaacttttcatttcgttttgattttttttctgaaAGCAGCATTTGCACCCCCTCAAcggtttttctttgtttttttgtgcaCTTCatgaaatgttaattttaattaagcgaCGCTGCGCAGCTGAGAAAagaagttaaaaaataaaaccggGATTAAAGGAATGTGGAAAAGCGACAGGAAAAGTTGgagtatgtatatactcgtatgtatgtagCTGAGGGAGGGGAGCTACAATGATAAAACACAaccagaaaataaaacaataagtCTGCAGTTGATGATGAGCAGGTGTGTGGCGTTCTAAGGGACAGGAAATGCGGATTTCCTTCGCTTCTGGAAAAGCGGGTCAAGtttttgttataaaatattccaagtgtcacaaaaaaataaaccaacgaaaataataataacgagTGGATGTGCAAAAGGGGGTCGGGGGACCGCGGATGCGGCTTGTTTAGCAGCTTCGGGGTCCTTTGGTTAATACTTGTgcaacagcaagaacaacaacaacaactacaataaagccaaaagaaaagctacaacaacaagtaaaaaaaaaacaacaacaaagacaaCTGGCGACGACTTCTTGCGGGACATTGTATAGGCCAAAGAATAATAAAGACTTGGAAAAACAAAGACGCCAAGAAAATCCCCTCGCTCACAGTGTTGATAATGAAAGAGCGGAAAATGCACCTGCAAAATAAGTGTAATGCCGCGGGggaatatattattattttggtattttaataACCaagtattttaatatttgttttatcttTGTGTACACCTCATTTTGGACAAGTTACTAACTtacttaaaataatatttctgtCTGGGTCAAATGCTAATCCTTAAATTGAAATCTTACGGTTTTTTATAGAAGCCCTTTCTGGGTCCtttttaaagtaattattCTCGCAGTGTAGGAAGAAAAGGTTGGGGCCAACTAAACGAAACACGCGAGAGCGAAAGGCTTAGGAGCACAGGTCTGGGCAATTATTGTTGATGAATACACCCACAGAGACCAATAGGAAGTAGGGCtgaccccctcccccccagGCCCTTTTCAGCACGCAAAGTGTAGGTCTTCTTTTTGGGAAATAATGGAAAGCGTCCCTTCATCCTGTGCATGGAAAACAATAATTTGTTATCTGTCCGCTCGGAGGATCCTCTCACTTTCGGGCCTAAGAGCAGTCtataaatcacaaaaaccgaaaaatatCCTATATATCTATGCGTCGGCTAGCAAATCGTTTTGTGTGCGGGCAAAAAGATAATTAAGACATTATGGCATATCTTGGCAGCCACATACATATAACAATACATAAAGGCCCGCTCAATGCGGTggcatttcataaattatgattagaaatttaatggGTTTTGCACGGCGCAGGAAGCAGCTCCATTTACAGCCAAACAAATGGCCAAACTAACCAACCAGATATGTTGAAATCAATATTAACCGATTACAACAGATTTATTCCTGCAGAAAGAAACATAAAACACGTGTTTGCTTAAAATAAAGcacaaattcaataaatgttGTATTTAAGGCGTTCGACGTTCAAAAACTGAAAGCAATTGCATGTATTTGGTATCCATTGAAGAGGagaatgttaatttaaaaccaataaCGTTGCAACTTTACTTCTCGGTAAATAAACTGCAGAACCAAATTATCTTGTTAAGCCCCCTACATAAAACCGGCTTAGCAAATAATCCTTGAAGATtctttaattagttttcacTGAAACTTTAATTCCATCAGAGCACTATAAATCTAATTGGGAAACTAATTTGCCAGATGCTGCTTACAAATATGTTAATTTCGCCAGCGCTAATTTGCTgtaactaattaaaaaacactttAAGTGAAATATTTCCCAGTCGCATAAATATGCCAAATTGCGAGGAGCACACCGACGTAGATTCTCTCCGGAGTAAATCTAATTAATGTGCAGGACAAACGGGCGGGAAATTTATTTAGCGCATTCGGAGAAGGCAAAGGACAcctgcccaccgcccaccgcacACCGTTCACCCACTGCCTCCCCCCACTTCATTTTACTCCTAGCGGCAATAATTGCGTACATTTTTCAGAAACAGACAACAACAAGTGGAGCACTCCAAGTGCCTTCAAGTGCCGGCAatctgtgtcctgtgtgtgttttgACTGTCTGAGCGACGATTTGATTCGGCTGCCCGGATTTCTGAAGCATCagcatctatatatatattttatactatGCTGTATACTGCGGCTATGGGCCAGCTTCGTACCTTTCTCACTCATATGTCTAACTGTCTGTTTGGTTAtctatttgtttgtttgtttgtttgtttgttggtccTTGGCGCTTGTTTGCGCGTGttgtttgaattgaatttgttgCCTTTGACGTGAATTGGATTGCTGACAGACTGGATTAATGGGCCAGGCTGaaaagatttcgaaaataGCAGATAGATGCGGTCAAATCAAAAATGTCTAATAGAAATTGTAGattttttaaagtaataataacTTGGACGTGTTTCTGACCGATTTCCAGGCTAAGAAGTATTCAGCAGCAATAAGTTATAGCATATTTTTAAGCACCTTCATCGACTGTGCCCAATACACATGCAATATTCAAGCAcagtaaaataaatgctgGGCACTTTCCTTATTGATTTCCTTCCCTTCCGTTTTTTGTGCATACTTCCAGAGCCATGTCCGAATTGGGATCGATACACCTGCACGCACCTGTCGCGAGGCCGTTGTAATGCTAATAAATTCTCGGGTGCCATTGGTTTAATTAAAGAACCGTCAGAGCCGGACTCCGCGGAGGGCACTCGACCAGCCTGAAGAGGTGGACGGGCCGAGGGTAGGGGCATTGTTCGACCAGAAGGACACTCGCCAATCTGTGGACGCGCCTACGCTCGCCGCGGCCCAATCGGGCCACTGGCGGCTATCTGCTGACGGGCACAAGTGCGCCGCGTGACGATGAGTTCGTCGCAGGACGGAGGCATCTCCTGGATCAGGGCaaggataaggataaggatcagcagcagcagcagcagcggctggGGCGGCGGGGATACGCACCTGCCGATGAGTGTTTAATTAATGTGACTGACTTTAGTGATATTCAAATAAGTGAGGGGACTGGCGGCGAGGCAGTGGCCAAGACCATCACCGAGCTGAGAGTGCCCACCATAACGACCACGAACAGCAGCTCCatccacagcaacagcaacagtagcaacatcaacagcaacagcaacagcaacaatagcaacatgTCGCGCCTCATACAACCGCGATATCGTTTTCGAGATCTATTGCTGGGCGATTTCTCATTCAACGATGACGGCGAAAGGTGAGTGAAAATGTCTATTACATttacattgcgcatacgcctcATTGGCGATGCAGCAGTTAGCGTATCACAATTTGCTTATTGCTTCCGAAAATAGATTCTTAATTACACTCGCCAACTGCAATTGGCAAAATGATTTTCTCCCCGCTACTGGGGATCGATTTATCGATTTTTACTTAAGGCGGGGATAACGCCAATGTCCTGTCTTCTGAATTATTCAAGCGAATGTTTAAAGCTCGTTACGTCATTcgaagtccaagtccaagatAAAACGAAGACAAAATCGAAAGGGGTAAAAATAAGTTGGCACTTtcatgtatatttattttattttattattttattttatcttaacaattgtaatttaatttttatatttattatttttaaatacgaAGTGGCAAAAAAGGGTATTCAGTATGAAAAACATTAATCCGCTTCTAAAAACTGCAAAACCTGCAAGAAAAATTCGTTTGATTCAATATATAAAGCAAACACACGCAGCGTAGCCATTTTTGTAACCGGTTCCCATTCCCCCGAtgcaattgttttaaaaagtaGAACATTTCGCATAAAAACCTGTCTAAAAAGGAGAACCCCGAAACCAATCAATATCTGCAGCTCTTGCCATTCTGTTTGAGTGCCGATTCAGTGCCACGAAATTACAAAAACCTGAAGTGGATTCACGGCAGAGAAGGGGTCGCGAATAATTTGATTTAGCTATTGTGAGCTTCAAccataaaaactgaaaaccataTCGCTATTCTACACATTCAGCGCCATAACGAAATGACTGTGATAATCGTTAtgagtttttaaatattttttatttgggtcGAGCAGCTTTCAGTGAATGCTCAGTAAATTTAGTTATAATCCAATGATTGACCACAGCATATCTACCACATTATTTGTTACTCTTTGCTTGATTACAATGGGATCAAAGGCGAAAGTAAGGTGTTGTTTACCATTGGATATTGAAAACATTGTAcattgtatattattatttttaggaGCAGAAAATGAGAGCCGTGTGCTTAGGCTTGGAACTAAAATACAATAGAACAATGGTAGAATACTTTGGTTTGGTTCCAGGACAATcccagatgatgatgattaacTCAACCAAGCTGTTTAAAAACGTGTTTTTGGACAGTCGAATTGAGAACGCAGACTCAAACAGAACTATTTATAATATCAAAAACTTATCCATTTGTAGCTTTTTAAATAATCGCTTGATGTCCAAGGTTTTCTCGGCGATCTATGAAGGATTTGTGGGTAATTCCACGGCCTTTAGATGCCCAGTCCAGCCAGGTGTATACTACCTAAGCAATAGTGTCAGAGAAGTCGAGGTGCCCATGTTTCATCCACCTGGAGTGTTTCGATTGACTGTCAGACTAAAGGCTGAAAAGGATGGCAATCTGCTCGTAGAGCTCATCTGGCGATATCGTGTTAGGCGCATATGAATTTCCCTTGCCttattgtataatttatttcacaAGCATTTTGGAAAACTAATCCCCCGGTCGGCATAAACATTGACTGTTCATGTTTCCCCTTAATAAAACCTGTAGATGTCACAATTATTAGCTCATTTATATTCGGAAGACCAGACTAATGGGACATTATGGTTTGTTCGTTTAGTTTGAAAATGAAGTTCAGTTTCGGTGGATGTTTGTGTAGCTTTCTATGGATCGCTGCAGTCGTTTTAGGTGTGGATCAGGAGGTAGTATCAATATAAAGTAACCAAATGAACACTGATTTTCTTCACATACCACAGCAACCGCCAGTTTTCAAAAGAGGAGGCTCCAAGTTTATCATGGAATCATTGGTGACCAGTTGCGATCACAAGTTTGTGGAGTATTTCCAAAAAGTTCCCGACAAGGTGGATATTTACACCTTTCGCGTAGTAAAACTGGCTAAAGCCTTCACCATCGATTTCGCTGTGAGGGTGGTGAAGACGAAGAGAGTGATGTACAAAATTGATAACTTTGACGGCTGCCAGTTCCTGATGAATCCCCTGATGAATCGCGTTTTCGGAACTGTATACAAACGACTGGTCGTGAATGGCAGTTTCTTTAGTTGTCCGATCAGGCCGGGGGTGTATTACATCAGGAACGAGGGTTCCGTGGCCATGTTGCCTGCTTTCCAGCCGCCTGGAAGATACCAAATCACAATGCGCGTCAGGATGCACGAGAGTGGGGACCCCTTTGTGATGGAAATGCTGTGGGTATACAGCGTAGttcgaattaaataaaatcggGCTTTCACTGAAACAAAG
This genomic stretch from Drosophila teissieri strain GT53w chromosome 2L, Prin_Dtei_1.1, whole genome shotgun sequence harbors:
- the LOC122626636 gene encoding uncharacterized protein LOC122626636; translated protein: MRAVCLGLELKYNRTMVEYFGLVPGQSQMMMINSTKLFKNVFLDSRIENADSNRTIYNIKNLSICSFLNNRLMSKVFSAIYEGFVGNSTAFRCPVQPGVYYLSNSVREVEVPMFHPPGVFRLTVRLKAEKDGNLLVELIWRYRVRRI
- the LOC122626633 gene encoding LOW QUALITY PROTEIN: uncharacterized protein LOC122626633 (The sequence of the model RefSeq protein was modified relative to this genomic sequence to represent the inferred CDS: substituted 1 base at 1 genomic stop codon); the encoded protein is MFVXLSMDRCSRFRGGSKFIMESLVTSCDHKFVEYFQKVPDKVDIYTFRVVKLAKAFTIDFAVRVVKTKRVMYKIDNFDGCQFLMNPLMNRVFGTVYKRLVVNGSFFSCPIRPGVYYIRNEGSVAMLPAFQPPGRYQITMRVRMHESGDPFVMEMLWVYSVVRIK